A part of Besnoitia besnoiti strain Bb-Ger1 chromosome Unknown contig00051, whole genome shotgun sequence genomic DNA contains:
- a CDS encoding uncharacterized protein (encoded by transcript BESB_064110) — MIAVHHHPTGLLKTAKSVGFQYPTTLRLFHIGYVLGVIYGFLFSLILTARENYYSDPSLISSIVLGVIISETGLFISFFWGVYTTSWTTGLDLEGLCLPDPSSLVLFMTIMLSALSIVVSSVYLKNQHLYTSCTNIMTFTLVVAFLMLVCMEYTDRILVGLAPV; from the coding sequence atgattgcagtacaccaccaccccactggactgcttaagacagctaaaagtgttggatttcaatatcctactacattaagattattccacatcggttatgttctaggcgtaatatatggattcttgttctcactcatcttaacagcgagagaaaactactactcagatcctagtctaatcagtagcatcgtacttggagttatcatctctgagacaggattatttatcagctttttctggggagtatatactacgagttggactactggtttagatcttgaaggtctttgtttaccggatccaagttctcttgtgcttttcatgaccatcatgttaagtgcattaagtatagtggtatccagcgtatatttgaaaaaccaacatttgtatacaagctgtacgaatatcatgacattcactttggtagtcgccttcttaatgttagtctgtatggaatacacggatcggattcttgttggcctggcacctgtttag
- a CDS encoding uncharacterized protein (encoded by transcript BESB_064100), protein MIAVHHHPTGLLKTAKSVGFQYPTTLRLFHIGYVLGVIYGFLFSLILTARENYYSDASLISSIVLGVIISETGLFISFFWGVYTTSWTTGLDLEGLCLPDPSSLMLFMTIMLSALTEHS, encoded by the coding sequence atgattgcagtacaccaccaccccactggactacttaagacagctaaaagtgttggatttcaatatcctactacattaagattattccacatcggttatgttctaggcgtaatatatggattcttgttctcactcatcttaacagcgagagaaaactactactcagatgctagtctaatcagtagcatcgtacttggagttatcatctctgagacaggattatttatcagctttttctggggagtatatactacgagttggactactggtttagatcttgaaggtctttgtttaccggatccaagttctcttatgcttttcatgaccatcatgttaagtgcattaacagagcatagttaa
- a CDS encoding uncharacterized protein (encoded by transcript BESB_064130): MIAVHHHPTGLLKTAKSVGFQYPTTLRLFHIGYVLGVIYGFLFSLILTARENYYSDASLISSIVLGVIISETGLFISFFWGVYTTSWTTGLDLEGLCLPDPSSLVLFMTIMLSALSIVVSSVYLKNQHLYTSCTNIMTFTLVVAFLMLVCTEYTDRILVGLAPV; this comes from the coding sequence atgattgcagtacaccaccaccccactggactgcttaagacagctaaaagtgttggatttcaatatcctactacattaagattattccacatcggttatgttctaggcgtaatatatggattcttgttctcactcatcttaacagcgagagaaaactactactcagatgctagtctaatcagtagcatcgtacttggagttatcatctctgagacaggattatttatcagctttttctggggagtatatactacgagttggactactggtttagatcttgaaggtctttgtttaccggatccaagttctcttgtgcttttcatgaccatcatgttaagtgcattaagtatagtggtatccagcgtatatttgaaaaaccaacatttgtatacaagctgtacgaatatcatgacattcactttggtagtcgccttcttaatgttagtctgtacggaatacacggatcggattcttgttggcctggcacctgtttag
- a CDS encoding putative apocytochrome b (encoded by transcript BESB_064120): MLSALSIVVSSVYLKKPTFVYKLYEYHDIHFGSRLLNVSLWVKNVWRQFVPYLPYYLIGLIFLQTAFGLIELSHPDNSIPVNRFVTPLHIVPEWYFLAYYAVLKVIPSKTGGLLVFMLSTCQ; the protein is encoded by the exons atgttaagtgcattaagtatagtggtatccagcgtatatttgaaaaaaccaacatttgtatacaagctgtacgaatatcatgacattcactttggtagtcgccttcttaatgttagtct ctgggttaagaacgtctggagacagtttgttccctatctaccatattatctaattggtttaattttcttacaaacggcttttggtttgattgaattatcgcacccagataactccataccagtgaaccggtttgtaactccgcttcatatcgtacctgaatggtactttttagcatattatgcggtgttaaaagtaatcccatccaaaaccggtggtttgttagtatttatgttatcaacatgtcaatga